TTAAAAAAATCCAAACCCCAATTACTCATTACATTCTAAATTAAAAGGTAGGGAATCAAATTATGATAAGCAATCAAGAATCACTTTACTTGCAGCTGCATcacaaaattcaaaaattggaAGCAGAATGTCATCTAGCAGCAGTACATGCAACAAAAATCTGACAAAACTTAACACATCTAAATCCAACACCAACCTTTTTTTCTTGTACAATTAAATAATAGACCTTGCACATTCCAGAAACAGAAATCAAATTCCTTCTCGACTCACTTTGGTTGTTACTGACGAACAATGAATGATAAACCGACACTCTTCAGATCCCAAAACTGGTTAAATGTTCAGTGTTCACCTGAGAACAACAGTGTGAATGTTCAAGAAACTCTCTTCAAGGTATCATTTCGTCAATTGGGGCCGAGTGATGAACTTGGTGACGACGTAGCAATCTGGTGGCGTGATGTTTGTGTAATAGTTGTGGATTGTATCTGTGATTTCAAATCCGAATTTCTGGTAGAACTTGATAGCATCATCGTTGTTTGTCTGCACATGCAAGTAGACCTCACCAATGTTCTGCTTCGTGCAAAGATCAAGAATATGATTCAACAACTTTGTACCTACAAAACATCAAGGAACGGACTATTAATCCACAGCAACAAATTTGCTACTAGAAGACTTTGGTTAAATATAAGTTTTTAAGGATTGGTTGTCATTTGTTAGACTCTTCAGCTGCATGTCTGCTGATAGTTGATACTTTAGTCATCAAAACAGTAAAATGCTCTCGTTTCTATGGGTAATAATAGAATCTTGAGATGCTTGGATACTGATGATTGCAATCAACTACATAGATACACCACTTACAGTGGGACACCAAGACTGTAACCATAACTTGAAGCACTCAGAAAACGATTTGATGAAAATCGATTATCAGGTGAACAACAAACTTCATATTTAGTTGAAAGAATAATCACTCAATTTTGCTTACAAAACAAAACCAATCTTAGTTCTTGACAAGTTCCAAGGGAAGTAAGAGACAAACTGACTTACCAATGCCTAATCCGCGATATGGAGCCAAAACACCCAATGTCATTATGTATACACGAACACCACCATTTTCCTTCTTCTC
The genomic region above belongs to Salvia miltiorrhiza cultivar Shanhuang (shh) chromosome 5, IMPLAD_Smil_shh, whole genome shotgun sequence and contains:
- the LOC131024985 gene encoding uncharacterized protein LOC131024985, yielding MGSAGRELTISLDAVRDKNLMQLKKLNTALFPVRYNDKYYADAIASGEFTKLAYYCDICVGSIACRLEKKENGGVRVYIMTLGVLAPYRGLGIGTKLLNHILDLCTKQNIGEVYLHVQTNNDDAIKFYQKFGFEITDTIHNYYTNITPPDCYVVTKFITRPQLTK